The Chitinophagales bacterium region TAAATTTTTCGAAAATGATCAATACAATTGGGTTGCTGTAATTGCATGTTTTGCTATAGGCTTATGGTTAATTGTTTCATGGCTTTTAAGAACGGATTTTGGCCTTGCAATGCGGGCAACAGGAAACAGTGAATCTATGGTTCGCTCCCTGGGAGTAAACACAAAAAATATGAAAGTTGCGGGGTTGATGATAGCAAATGCTTTAACTGCACTCAGTGGTTTTCTAGTCTGTCAATATCAACAATTCACTGACATTAATATGGGAATAGGTATTGTAATTTTTGGATTGGGTGCAGTAATGATGGGAGAATCTTTGCTTAATTTATTGAAGCTGCAATTTATACCGGTTCGATTGATCGGAGTCATATTCGGTTGTGTTTTGTTTAGATGTATTATTGCCTTAGCACTTACCGTAGGCGTAAATCCCAACTGGCTTAGATTGATTACCGCAGCTATTGTATTAATTGTTGTCGGCTTCCCCAATATTAAATCGAAAGAGACAAGATAATATAAGCTACGCTATGCTGGAAGTATTAAACCTCACTAAATCTTTCAATAAGAATTCTCCCAATGAAGTTTTAGCCATCAAGGATTGTTCATTAAAAATTCCTGATGAAGAGTTTCTAGTGATTATTGGCTCAAATGGTTCCGGAAAATCTACCTTATTAAATCTGATTGCAGGAGCTTATGCTCCCGACCGCGGTAAAATTTTAATCGGTACAACTGACGTTACCAACCAGCAGAATTTTAAACGCAGCAAATATATTTCAAGAGTATTTCAGGACCCTATGGCAGGTACGGCACCTGATCTTTCAATCCTTGATAATTTCAGGCTTGCTGCATTACGCACAAAACGAAAAACACTGAGGACCGGTATGCAATCACAATTCAGGATGAAAGTCCAGAAGCGGTTAAAAATTTTAGGCCTGGGGCTTGAAAATAAATTGGAGACACTGGTTGGAAAACTCAGCGGGGGACAAAGGCAGGCACTTACTCTGCTCATGAGCGTTATGGATGATTCTGCAATCTTATTACTGGATGAACCAACGGCCGCACTTGATCCGGGTTCATCTGAAAAAATCATTAAGATTGCGGAAGATGTCATTAAAGAATTAAAATTAACTGCTGTGCTGGTTACGCATAACATGCAATATGCCGTCAGACTGGGGTCAAGATTGGTTTTAATGAAAGACGGAAAAATTCACAAGGACTTTGGTACTTCTGAAAAAGAAAAGTTAAAAGTTGTTGATTTGTTTGAATGGTTTACTTAGAAAACAATCATGAAGAAACAACCTAGTACATGGTATACATTTATCCATGCAAAGTGTCCAAGGTGTAATCACGGGAACCTGTTTGCAAATAAAAATCCTTATGCTTTGCGAAACATTAGTGAAATGAATAACCGATGCCCCATTTGCGGTTATAACTTTTTTCCTGAAACGGGCTTTTACTGGGGTGCTATGTATGTATCCTATGTGCTAACGGTAGGCTTCTCAGCAATAAGCGTAGTTGTTATAGGATTAATTTTTCATTGGAATCTACCGGTACTAATTGCAGGAAACGCCGTTCTGCTTGCATTGGGGTTTCCACTTTTTTTCCGGTATGCACGAGTACTGTGGCTTTTACTAAACTCTTCTTTCGATCCATCAGCGTTTGAAAAGTTCAAATAAAAATTATGTTTCCGCCTCTGCATTTATTTGCTCAGCCGGACTTTTTTGAAGAGCTATGTCCAGCACATCCAGCATATTATCAACATAACGAAAAGTTAGCCCTTTTATAAATTCTGCGTTAATTTCCAAAACATCCTTTTCATTCATTTTACACAAAAGAATTTCAGTCATGCCTGCGCGTTTTGCAGCAAGAATTTTTTCTTTAATACCACCTACCGGAAGCACTTTTCCCCGTAACGTTATTTCACCGGTCATTGCCAGATATTTCTTCACTTTCCTTCCGCTGAATGCGGAGGCAATGGAGGTGAGCATTGTTACTCCGGCAGAAGGTCCGTCTTTTGGTATAGCACCCTCCGGCACGTGTATATGAATATCTCTTTCTTCAAAAGTTTCTACTGTGGTTCCAATATAGTCTGCGTGCGATTTAATGAATGTTAACGCTGTTGATGCAGATTCCTTCATTACATCTCCCAGATTACCGGTAAGCTTCAGATTTCCTTTTCCTTTGCTTAGTAGTGTTTCTACATAAAGAATCTCACCTCCAACGGACGTCCAGGCAAGACCCACTGCCACACCCGAAGGATTGTCTTCAGCATACATTTCATTATCAAACCGTTTAATGCCAAGAATACGTTTTACATCTTCACTGGTGAGGGAAGCATTCCTGCGTTCATTTAACGCTACATCTTTTGCAATGGAACGCATTATTGAAGCAAGCTTACGGTCCAGTTCACGGACACCTGATTCCCTTGTATAATCACTAATAATTTGCTGAAGAACATCTTTTGAAAGATGAACATGCTTTGATTTAAGCCCGTGCGCCTCCCTCTGCTTAGGAATAAGGTGACGCTCGGCTATCTCAATCTTTTCTTCTACGCTGTATCCGCTTATCTCTATTACCTCCATGCGGTCCCGAAGGGCCGGCTGAATAGTGCTTAAGGAATTAGCCGTAGCAATAAACAACACCTTAGATAGATCGTAATCCAGTTCTACGTACTGATCGTAAAAGGCAATATTTTGTTCAGGATCTAACACTTCCAATAAAGCGGAGGATGGATCGCCACGAAAATCTGTTCCAACCTTATCTATTTCGTCCAGCATAAACACAGGGTTGGAAGTCTGTGCCTTTTTCAAAGATTGAATAATTCTTCCCGGCATGGCTCCAATGTATGTTTTCCGGTGGCCACGAATTTCAGCTTCATCGTGAAGCCCGCCAAGGGACATGCGTACATATTTTCTGTTTAGTGCCTTGGCAATAGATTTTCCAAGAGATGTTTTACCGACACCGGGCGCGCCAACAAAACATAAAATAGGAGATTTCATATCTCCCTTCAGCTTTAAAACGGCAAGATATTCAAGGATACGATCCTTCACCTTTTCGAGACCATAGTGGTCCTGGTCCAAAATTTTCTTTGCCCGCCGCAAATCAAATTTATCTTTAGTATGAAAGCCCCATGGTAAATCCAGGAGTAGCTCCAGGTAGTTAAGAATAACGGAATGCTCAGCAGCGGCCGGATTCATGCGCTGCAATTTTGCAAGCTCCTTATCGAAATGATCGCCTACAGGTTTGCTCCATTTTTTTTTACCAGCGCGATCCCTTAAATTCTTTATTTCCTTTTCGGTGGAATCCGTGGATCCTAATTCTTCCTGTATCGTTTTTAACTGTTGCTGCAGAAAATAATCCTTCTGCTGCTTTTCTATATCAGAGCGAACCTTATTTTGGATTTTGTTTTTTAATTCGAGCATCTGTATCTCAGACTCAAGGTGCATCAATACGGCCTGGGCACGTTCCTTCAGATCATTCTGTTCCAGAATTTTCTGCTTATCTTTAATATCAATGGAAAGATTATTCGCAATAAAATTTATTAGAAAAGATGGAGAATCTATATTGCGAAGCATAATATTGGCTTCCGTTGGAATATTGGGTGAAAGATGTATTACCTGACCCGCCATTTCCCGTAAAGACTGAATTACCGCTTCAAATTGTTTATCATCACCGGCAGAAATCTCAGTGAGCATGTCTATAGATGATTTAAAGAAAGGCTCGGTAGCAACACATTCTTTAGTGATAAACCGAACTTTCCCCTGAAGAATAGCGGTTGTGCTTCCATCAGGCATTTTTAGCATTTTAAGAATCTTAGCCATTGTGCCTACAGAATATAAATCCCCAAACTGCGGCTCTTCTACCATGGCATCCTTTTGCGCCAAAACACCCACAAACCGATCTGCATTGTAAGCTTCTCTTACTGCTTTAATAGATTTATCCCTGCCTATAGTAATTGGTATTACTACACCCGGAAACAAAACTGTATTCCTCAAAGGCAGAATTGGAATTATATCTGCAAAAATTTCTTTCTTCCCGTCTCCATCTTCTTCAAGTGTAATCAGGGGCATAAATTCAATATCTTCTTCCATACCCTGCAATTGAATTCTTAATTTCTGTTGATTCATTATAATAATTTAAAATTTATAATCTGCAGCATTAAGTAATAGAATGCTGCAATTAAAATACAAATGGTATCGTGTAAAGCCACCGAACGCTGCCATGTGTCAAATATCCCGCCATCAGAAATTTAAAAGTGAATTCAGGAGATCTATTGACAGAATGAATGTAAATCTACTTCCTTATAAGACAAGTCGGCCTAAGGAATGAAATTTTGGCTATTTTCAATATTATTTGTGCTATGTATTGCGACAACATTCAATAACATGCAACTCCTAATCATTTCTGTTTCGTAATATATTGATCGAAAGAAGTATTGATTATCTGCCTGCCTTTGGTTTCTGTTGGAACACTATTAAAATCTTTGACCACTGTAAAACAATTGACCATCTATATATTATAACTAATTGGTAATTTCAATATTGGAAAATTTGAACCCTATGAAACCTATATTGTCTTTCCGGCCCCTGGTTTTTATTCTTTGTACATTTCTATCACTCAATGGATTTGCCCAGCAATTACAATGGGCTCAATATGCTGGTGGCATCAATAGTGATTACATCGAGGAAATAGCAGTAGATCATCATGGTAATATCATAATCAGTGGTGCGACCAACTCAAAGGGAATTGCCACTAATGGCGCCTATCAGTCAGTAAAATCACTTGGAAATGATTTTTTTATTTCAAAATACCGAAGTAACGGAACGCTTGTCTGGTGTACTTACTACGGAGGTAATGACAGTGATTATCCTTTTACTATGACATTAGATAAAGATGATAACATTTATATTGGAGGAGAAACTAAAAGCACTGATGTATCATCAACAAATGCTTATCAAACAACTATTGCAGGTAATTTCGATGCCCTGCTTGTAAAATTCGATTCTTCCGGAAACCGCATGTGGGCAACCTATTTTGGTGGCGACGGGAAAGAGCAGTTATTATGTTGTGCTACCGATGACCTGGGTAATATTTTTATAGGCGGATTAACTATAAGCAGTATAAACATATCCACTCCGGGTAGCTTTCAACCTATATATGGAGGCGGAGAAGGTGATGCATTCCTTGCGAAATTTAACTCTGCAGGGGCTATTCAATGGGCAACTTATTATGGCGGAACGCTTGATGACCGGTTTCATGGAATGGACATCGACGATGCCGGCAACGTGATTGTTAGTGGCACTACGTCCAGCAAAAATGGTATCTCTTCTCCGGGTGCCTTTCAGGTAAATCACGGTGGGGCTAACGATGCGTTTCTTGTGAAGTTTGCCAACAGCGGATCAAGGATTTGGGGAACCTATTATGGTAAAAATGGAACAGAACGTGGAAGGGAATGCTGTGTTGACAATTCGAACACATTTACTTTACAGGGTTTACTACCAGCGATTCTCTGATGGCCACACCAGGTGCCTATCAATACTATAAAAGTAAAGGTTCCAATGATTCGGGTAAGGTATACGATGTTTTTTTGGCAGAATTTTCCTCATCAGGAATACTTATGTGGGGAACTTATTACGGTGGTAAAGAGAATGAAACACCCCGTGGCGTGGAATGGCACAATGGGCTCGTCGGTATATCCGGGTTAACAAGAAGCACTACTAAAATTGCCACCAGCAATGCCATTCAGCCTGATATTGCCGGAGGCACTGATGCATACCTGGCTGTATTTTCTTATAATGGCAACCTCTTGTGGGCTACATACTACGGAGGCCCGAAGGATGAAACGACGGGGCATGGATATGGACCAAATATTGATTTCGATGGCCCAGGAAATCTGACATTTGCATTAAGCACTTTCAGCGATAGCCTTCCTTCTCTAAACGCTTTTCACTCTTCAGGCACTGAACATCCTGACGGTATGTTTGGAATCATTTCTGATGGATTAATGAAGCAATCAGCAGCCGCTAAACCTGCTGAAGAACTTTCACTTATGGTTTATCCGAACCCTGTTCGCGATATCCTTACCTTTTCTTTTCGCAACAGCAATGGGGTAAAAGCGATTATTAATATAGTTGATTTAACAGGAAGAATTATAATTGAAAGTAAAGCATACATTACAGATAGTGAAGGTGCAGTTATGGTATCTACTGCTGATTTATTGCCGGGTACATACATTGCATTTCTACTTTTACCTGATGGAGAAATTGTTCGCACAAAGTTTCAGAAATACTGATTTGTTGACTTTACTTTTTTTCAACCAAAATTGTATCCTCTTTCTATTGTGAATAGCCTATTGCATTCCGGTGAATAAAAGCTAACCTGTTCGTATGCATAATATTAAATGCTTAGGTATTGATCAAATTCAGCGATGAGCTCTGATACTTCAATTAAAATCAAATCACTGATTGAACTATTTGAAGTTCTTCCTGAAACTGAAAGAATTATTATAGATGTTTTAAGGCAAATCATACTTGAAAACCTACCGAATACTTGCCGGGAAAAAATTTCTTACAATGTTCCCTTTTTTTATGGCAACAAGGGTATTTGTATTATCTGGCCCTCCTTCATACCCCGGGGAGGAATTAAAGAAGGAGTATTATTAGGGTTTTGGCATGGTAATAAGCTTCGCGATTCAGATCATTACCTTACCCATGGTAACAATAAGCACATATTTTATAAGATATATAAATCTGCTGAAGAAATTGATGAATACGCTATAATAAAACTATTGAAGGAGGCGGTAAGCTTAGATGAATCTTTTACTAATACCCGCAGAATGGTTTTAAAAACCTGAGGATCTTAGCCCCTATCATTTAATGGAACAGTTATCAGGATATTACCATACAATCATTTGAAATAAGTTAAATTTTTCAAAAATTTACAGTTCCGTGATTATTTAATAATCTATTAAAATTATTTTTACCAAATTCTGCATTAATTAATATTCTCAAAAAATCTTACGCATGAACAAACAAAACAAATTTTCAACTTTCGCAGTTATTGTTGCTGTAACATTAGCATTATCTTCATGTACAAAAAATGAAGATTTAACTACCAATTCATCATATGCTGATCGGTCAGCTGATGTAACAGCTCAACAGGAAGGGTACATGTACACTATGAGTAATGAACCCACCAACAAAATTTTAATTTATAAGCAGCTTTCTGATGGAACATTAAGTTCGATGGGATCAATGGTAACCGGAGGAATGGGAAGCGGTACAGGATTAGGTACTCAGGGTGCTGTGATACTAGATGATAATCATCAATGGCTTTATGCAGTTAACGCAGGCGATAATACCATTTCTTCACTCCAGGTACATGCCGATGGCAGTCTTTCTTCAGCTAAAACTGTAAATTCAGAGGGGTTTCTGCCAGTTAGCCTAACAGTGCACGGTAACTGGTTATATGCAGTTAACGGTGGCACTTCAACCATCGCAGGGTTTATGATTGGAACAGATGGCTCATTAACATATATCCATGGCTCCAATCTATCATTAAGCGCTCCTAATGCAGAGCCCGGAGAAATTAAATTTAGCCCTGATGGCAAAGTGGTTTATGTTACTGAAAAAGCAACTAATACGATAACCTCATATATTATAGATGACCATGGGGTTGCGGGTCATCCTAAATTTACTCCTTCAACGGGCGATACTCCTTTTGGCTTTGATTTTTCAGGTGAAAACTACATGATTGTATCGGACGCATTCGGTGGTGCAGATAATCAGGGGGCCGCCACATCTTACGCCATTGATAATTCAGGAACTGTATCAACAATAAATGGTCCTTTGAAAAATGGACAAACTGCTCCTTGCTGGGTGGTAATTACGAGAAACGGGCAATATGCCTTTACATCAAATACTAACAATAATACTATTTCTGTTTATGAAGTTATGCCCGATGGCACTATACGCAGACAGGCGCCACGTGCTGCTACAACTGATGACGCGCCTATTGACATATGTCTCAGCTCTAATAATCATTATTTGTATGTCGTGAATCAAATAGGTCATACCATTGGTGAATATAAAGTTGCTGCAGGTGGAAGGCTTAACCTAATAGCCAAAATTTCAGGCATTCCAGATTTTACTACAGGATTAGCAGGTTTCTAAGAATTTAAGCCATATCAAAAAACCCACACGACAGTTTATTGTGTGGGTTTTTTTTTGCAACGAGTATTCCTGCATGGGAATCAACAATGGTGATTATAGATGCCATTTGAAACGTAAGCTTTTGACGTCTTTAGTATATCCATTTGTTCCCGCTTTATTATATTTGAAATCCAATACTTATGAATGAAGAAACTCCTTCTTCTGATAATTTCCGTTTGTTATTTTAATTTTCAGCTTTTTGCGTCTGGTGAACCGCTAAGCGTTGGCGGGAGAAATGCGGCCATGGGCAATGCTTCTGTGACACTTTCAGATGCTTTTTCCGTTTTTAACAACCAGGCAGGAATGGCTTTTTTGCAAGGATTTTCTGCAGGGCTTTTTACTCAAAGGAACTTTGGAATAAGTGAATTAAGCTTCAGCGCGGGTGGGGTAACCTTGCCTACTAAGTCCGGAGTATTCGGATTGAGTGCAGGTTATTTTGGCTTTAGCGGATATAATGAAAAGAAAGCAGGGCTTGCTTATTCAAGATTGTTCGGCAGTAAAATTTCAGGTGGAATTCAGATTGATTATTTAGGCACTTCCATTTCAGAATATGGGAATGCTTCAGCTTTTACCTTTGAGGCAGGGCTAATAGTAAAGGTTTCAGATCATTTTACTACCGGAGCGCATGTGTTTAATCCGGTACGGATAAATTCAGGATTTGCCAATGAAAAAATTCCGACCACGTTCAATCTCGGTGTATCCTATGCGCCTAATTCAAAAGTGCTGATCGCTTCGGAGATTGCAAAGGACATAGATTTTCCTGTCCATTTCCGCGCAGGTATTGAATACCAGGTAATAGAAGTTTTGTATTTAAGAGCAGGAATTGAAACGAAGCCTTCTCAGTATACCTTCGGTTTCGGAATTAATCTGGATCAACTGAAGATTGATTTTGCATCCTCTTATCACCCTGTGCTTGGAGTAACTCCGCAGATTTCTTTAAGCTATACTTTTGGAAAACATTAAAATAAGGTTATCAGGAAGAATAGTATGAAGAAGCAGCTTACAAATTTATTTTTCCCTGGTGGAACCAAACCCGTATTAAATATCAACCGATCCGGCAAAGCACTTAGAAATACCTTTTTGAAAACAATTTATCTTGTTCAATTCCTTTTATATTTTCTTATATTTTTCCAACCCGGCCATTTGTATTCGCAGGTTACTCAACCTGAATCCGAGCAAAAAAAGGAGGACCTCTTAGAGCAAACAACAGAGCGGGATGAAAGTCGCAAGTTTGATTATGAGAATTTAGTAGATCTTGAAACGCGTCTTATTGCACATCCCATTGATTTAAATACTGCATCACGCGATGAGCTGCAGCAGCTCGCCGATCTCCGGCTGCTTACCGATATCCAGATTAATGCACTTATAAATTATCGTGATCACCTTGGCCCTTTTATGACCATTTATGAATTGCAGGCAGTTCCTTACCTGAGTAACCAGGATATCAAAAGCATTCTGCCACTGGTTTCTGTAAATGCAGCAAATTCTGAAAATAAAATTACGCTTCGTAAATTACTATTCGATGGGGATTACACGCTCCTGGTTCGTGGAAACAGGATTTTAGAAGAATCAAAAGGTTATACTCCGCCTGATTCATCATCAATAACAAGATACCTGGGAAGTCCGTGGGATCTCTATTTGAGGTACCGATATAGCTATGCCGGAAAGCTATCTTATGGCATCACTGCACAAAAAGATGCAGGAGAACAGTTTTTCAAAGCAAGCAACCCGTATGGATTTGATTTTTATTCTTATCACGTTTTTTATACAGGTTATAAATTAGTAAAATCAGTTGCGGTTGGCGATTACTCTTTAAAATTCGGGCAAGGGCTTATTACAGCCTCTGGTTTTGGTGCTGGCCTGAGCGGACAAGTGCTTAATATAAAGCTCGGCGGCAGAACACTGCGTGCCTATACTTCTGTAAATGAGTTTAATTTTTTCAGAGGGGTTGCAGCCGTTATCGGCACACAGCACATCACCTTTACTCCATTTTTCTCATTCAAATATATTGATGGAAATGTAGGGACGGTGGATACTCTTGCTGAAGACGTGTTTGTAACATCAGTTGGAGGGGATGGCTTTCACAGAACGGCTTCAGAAATTGCAGATAAGAATACAGAGCATCAAACCGTTTTTGGGGGCAATGTAGATTTACACATGCATTCACTTACCATTGGTGCATCCGGAATTCAGACATTTTTAAGTACTCCTCTCCAACGTACTTATCAGCCATATAACCAATTTGATTTTAACGGCGACCGGCTGGCAGATGGTGCTGTTCATTATGATTGGGTTTACCACAATTTTAATCTGTTTGGAGAAGCGGCCATGAGCGATAATGGCGGAAAAGCTTTTCTGTCAGGATTATTAGTAAGCGTAGATCCGCGGGTTGATGTTTCGATACTTTACAGAAATTATCAAAAGAATTTTCAATCTCTGTATGCAAATGCATTTGCAGAAGGGTCCACTCCGGCGAATGAAAAAGGAATTTTTACCGGAATCTCAGTTCGCCCTTTCCGAGGTTGGAAAGTGGATGCCTTCGCAGACATCTATACAAAATCCTGGCTTGATTACCAGATAGATGCCCCTTCGCACGGAAGCTCCTATTTTGCGCAGCTTACGTATGCCCCAAATAAGGTCTTGGAAATATATGCCCGCTGGAAAGATGTGACGAGACAAAAAAATTCCCCGTTAGATGACCAGTCTACTCATTATCTTATTGATGTGCACAAGCAGAATTTCCGGTTAAATCTGTCCTATAAAGCATCTGCTGCACTTACATTGAAAAGCAGGGCAGAATGGTCAGTTGTCCCTCAGGAAGGGTTGGCAACCGCACATGGTTTCCTTGCCTTTCAGGATGTAATCTACCGAAGGCTTGGATCACCTGTTCAACTAACAGGGCGCTTTTGCATATTTGATGTCGACAATTACGATGCACGGATTTATACTTACGAAAGTGATGTGCTTTACTCCTATTCCGTACCAGCATTCTTTTACCGTGGAACCAGAATGTATTTTATGGTACGCTATTCTTTCCCGCATGATATTGATTTATGGATACGCGCAGCACAGACTTTTTATTCCAACCTAAATCCTATTGGAAGCGGATTAGATGAAATTGATAAGCCTACTAAAAGTGACTTTACGGTTGAACTGCGATTCAGGTTTTAATTCTTTTTATTTAATAATTCCACTCTCTTTCCCAATTCAATTATTTCCACATCGAAAATCCGTTTATAATCAATCTTCAATCTTATAATGGTTCTCATTTGATGAAATCCAAGCTTTCCGGCGGCTCCCGGATTTATATGAAGGAGGTTATTAATTTTCGGATCACGGATGATTTTTAATATATGGGAATGACCTGAAATAAACAGATCAGGCCGTATCAATTCAAGCTGATGTTTCACCTTAGGTTCATAACGACCAGGATAACCTCCAATGTGAGTAATAAAAACGTTTACTTCCTCACAAAAGAAATGTAAGCTTTGAGCAAACTTCCACCTGATATCGTGTCCGTCAATATTTCCAGAGACACCTTTCAATATCTTTTTTGCCTCTAAAGCTTCTGATACTCCTTTCCCGAAATCACCGGCGTGCCAGATCTCATCACATAAAGAAAAATTTTCCAGAACTGCAGAGTCAAGAAAACCATGTGTATCTGAAATTATTCCTATACACTTCACAGGTTACAGGAAATATAAATTATATCGCGCAGTCTCAGTCCTGACATTTATTAAAAGAATAAAATTTATTGGAACAACCCATTTACCAAATCCCAAACATATTATTAATCATGGCCTTTCCCCAATCTTCTTTGCCAAATTGCTTTTCCAGCTTGTTTTGTAATTCTGCTGTTGTATAAATTTTATTCTTCCCTTTTTTGGGAACTATTGAAGACATATCTGGCACAGAAAATTCTATCGTTTTTGCAAAATAAATAACACCTCCATCCTCCGTAGCCAATCCAAGTATAGCACCAGGCAAGCCATAAAAACTTTCAGGTCCGGTACTGGTTATTATTTCATCTGAGTACCAGGCATAAATGCGGGTTGAATCATTTGCCTGCCAAATCGCTTTTCTGCATGAAAAGCCTGCAATAATTCTCTTACTGTCCGTAATTTTCCATTTACGGGTATAGAGTGA contains the following coding sequences:
- a CDS encoding beta-propeller fold lactonase family protein, which encodes MNKQNKFSTFAVIVAVTLALSSCTKNEDLTTNSSYADRSADVTAQQEGYMYTMSNEPTNKILIYKQLSDGTLSSMGSMVTGGMGSGTGLGTQGAVILDDNHQWLYAVNAGDNTISSLQVHADGSLSSAKTVNSEGFLPVSLTVHGNWLYAVNGGTSTIAGFMIGTDGSLTYIHGSNLSLSAPNAEPGEIKFSPDGKVVYVTEKATNTITSYIIDDHGVAGHPKFTPSTGDTPFGFDFSGENYMIVSDAFGGADNQGAATSYAIDNSGTVSTINGPLKNGQTAPCWVVITRNGQYAFTSNTNNNTISVYEVMPDGTIRRQAPRAATTDDAPIDICLSSNNHYLYVVNQIGHTIGEYKVAAGGRLNLIAKISGIPDFTTGLAGF
- a CDS encoding T9SS type A sorting domain-containing protein, with translation MATPGAYQYYKSKGSNDSGKVYDVFLAEFSSSGILMWGTYYGGKENETPRGVEWHNGLVGISGLTRSTTKIATSNAIQPDIAGGTDAYLAVFSYNGNLLWATYYGGPKDETTGHGYGPNIDFDGPGNLTFALSTFSDSLPSLNAFHSSGTEHPDGMFGIISDGLMKQSAAAKPAEELSLMVYPNPVRDILTFSFRNSNGVKAIINIVDLTGRIIIESKAYITDSEGAVMVSTADLLPGTYIAFLLLPDGEIVRTKFQKY
- the lon gene encoding endopeptidase La, which codes for MNQQKLRIQLQGMEEDIEFMPLITLEEDGDGKKEIFADIIPILPLRNTVLFPGVVIPITIGRDKSIKAVREAYNADRFVGVLAQKDAMVEEPQFGDLYSVGTMAKILKMLKMPDGSTTAILQGKVRFITKECVATEPFFKSSIDMLTEISAGDDKQFEAVIQSLREMAGQVIHLSPNIPTEANIMLRNIDSPSFLINFIANNLSIDIKDKQKILEQNDLKERAQAVLMHLESEIQMLELKNKIQNKVRSDIEKQQKDYFLQQQLKTIQEELGSTDSTEKEIKNLRDRAGKKKWSKPVGDHFDKELAKLQRMNPAAAEHSVILNYLELLLDLPWGFHTKDKFDLRRAKKILDQDHYGLEKVKDRILEYLAVLKLKGDMKSPILCFVGAPGVGKTSLGKSIAKALNRKYVRMSLGGLHDEAEIRGHRKTYIGAMPGRIIQSLKKAQTSNPVFMLDEIDKVGTDFRGDPSSALLEVLDPEQNIAFYDQYVELDYDLSKVLFIATANSLSTIQPALRDRMEVIEISGYSVEEKIEIAERHLIPKQREAHGLKSKHVHLSKDVLQQIISDYTRESGVRELDRKLASIMRSIAKDVALNERRNASLTSEDVKRILGIKRFDNEMYAEDNPSGVAVGLAWTSVGGEILYVETLLSKGKGNLKLTGNLGDVMKESASTALTFIKSHADYIGTTVETFEERDIHIHVPEGAIPKDGPSAGVTMLTSIASAFSGRKVKKYLAMTGEITLRGKVLPVGGIKEKILAAKRAGMTEILLCKMNEKDVLEINAEFIKGLTFRYVDNMLDVLDIALQKSPAEQINAEAET
- a CDS encoding DUF1801 domain-containing protein encodes the protein MSSDTSIKIKSLIELFEVLPETERIIIDVLRQIILENLPNTCREKISYNVPFFYGNKGICIIWPSFIPRGGIKEGVLLGFWHGNKLRDSDHYLTHGNNKHIFYKIYKSAEEIDEYAIIKLLKEAVSLDESFTNTRRMVLKT
- a CDS encoding ABC transporter permease; protein product: MDFYLSAILLGLAYCGMGLGIYITLRIFNIPDITTDGSYTLGASVTAALLSQNSSMMVILLTVIFSGSLAGFATGVIYTRLNINPLLAGILVMTSLYSVNLSVMGRSNIPLINSNTIQHQFKFFENDQYNWVAVIACFAIGLWLIVSWLLRTDFGLAMRATGNSESMVRSLGVNTKNMKVAGLMIANALTALSGFLVCQYQQFTDINMGIGIVIFGLGAVMMGESLLNLLKLQFIPVRLIGVIFGCVLFRCIIALALTVGVNPNWLRLITAAIVLIVVGFPNIKSKETR
- a CDS encoding SBBP repeat-containing protein, coding for MKPILSFRPLVFILCTFLSLNGFAQQLQWAQYAGGINSDYIEEIAVDHHGNIIISGATNSKGIATNGAYQSVKSLGNDFFISKYRSNGTLVWCTYYGGNDSDYPFTMTLDKDDNIYIGGETKSTDVSSTNAYQTTIAGNFDALLVKFDSSGNRMWATYFGGDGKEQLLCCATDDLGNIFIGGLTISSINISTPGSFQPIYGGGEGDAFLAKFNSAGAIQWATYYGGTLDDRFHGMDIDDAGNVIVSGTTSSKNGISSPGAFQVNHGGANDAFLVKFANSGSRIWGTYYGKNGTERGRECCVDNSNTFTLQGLLPAIL
- a CDS encoding DUF983 domain-containing protein, which codes for MKKQPSTWYTFIHAKCPRCNHGNLFANKNPYALRNISEMNNRCPICGYNFFPETGFYWGAMYVSYVLTVGFSAISVVVIGLIFHWNLPVLIAGNAVLLALGFPLFFRYARVLWLLLNSSFDPSAFEKFK
- a CDS encoding ATP-binding cassette domain-containing protein, which produces MLEVLNLTKSFNKNSPNEVLAIKDCSLKIPDEEFLVIIGSNGSGKSTLLNLIAGAYAPDRGKILIGTTDVTNQQNFKRSKYISRVFQDPMAGTAPDLSILDNFRLAALRTKRKTLRTGMQSQFRMKVQKRLKILGLGLENKLETLVGKLSGGQRQALTLLMSVMDDSAILLLDEPTAALDPGSSEKIIKIAEDVIKELKLTAVLVTHNMQYAVRLGSRLVLMKDGKIHKDFGTSEKEKLKVVDLFEWFT